The proteins below come from a single Prolixibacter sp. NT017 genomic window:
- a CDS encoding 3'-5' exonuclease, with amino-acid sequence MLDHLKPEHVLYLDIETVPLTQSLDKMPERLQEQWTKKATNIGSEEDSPEDLFQRAGIYAEFGKIICISAGTIYRKGKQRVYRVKSFYGADEKQLLIDFAEMLDKFTATPTHKLCAHNGQEFDFPWIARRMLIHGLKLPKILDIAGAKPWEIRDTLIDTMQLWKFGDYKHYTSLNLLCAVFDIPTPKDDIDGSQVAAVYYEEGDLERIARYCEKDTLAVAQLLLRYKGEPLIAPDAVEIALPN; translated from the coding sequence ATGCTTGATCACCTCAAACCTGAACACGTACTTTATCTCGACATTGAAACCGTTCCATTGACCCAGTCGCTGGACAAAATGCCCGAACGGCTGCAAGAACAATGGACCAAAAAAGCAACCAACATTGGTTCTGAAGAAGATTCGCCGGAAGATTTGTTCCAACGCGCCGGCATTTACGCCGAATTCGGAAAAATCATCTGCATTTCAGCCGGAACCATCTACCGGAAAGGCAAGCAACGCGTGTACCGGGTGAAATCGTTTTACGGTGCCGATGAAAAGCAGTTGCTGATTGATTTCGCCGAAATGCTGGATAAATTTACAGCTACACCAACGCACAAACTTTGTGCCCACAACGGACAGGAATTTGATTTTCCGTGGATTGCCCGCCGCATGCTCATTCATGGACTAAAGCTTCCGAAAATACTCGACATTGCCGGCGCCAAGCCTTGGGAAATCCGGGATACGCTGATCGACACCATGCAACTTTGGAAGTTTGGTGACTACAAGCATTACACGTCGCTCAACCTGTTGTGTGCCGTTTTCGACATTCCGACTCCCAAAGATGATATCGACGGAAGTCAGGTAGCTGCAGTCTATTATGAAGAAGGAGACCTGGAACGGATTGCCCGCTATTGCGAAAAGGATACGCTGGCCGTAGCACAGCTGCTGCTTCGCTACAAAGGTGAACCGCTGATTGCACCGGACGCCGTGGAAATCGCTTTACCGAACTGA
- the udk gene encoding uridine kinase: MLVIGIAGGTGSGKTTVVKKIIESLPEGDVEVLAQDAYYRDNSDIPLEERQKINFDHPDAIEFELLAEHIRQLKTGNTVAQPIYSYLTCTRAEETIPVKPKKVIIVEGILCLAPKELRDLMNIRIFVDCEADLRLSRVIQRDIIERGRNVAQVLERYEKTVRPSHLQFIEPTKRYADIIVPQGGQNTVAIDIITQYIEKHLNDNA; this comes from the coding sequence ATGCTTGTTATTGGAATTGCCGGAGGAACCGGCTCGGGAAAAACCACCGTGGTAAAAAAAATTATTGAAAGCCTTCCGGAAGGCGATGTGGAGGTTTTGGCACAGGATGCCTACTACCGTGACAACAGCGACATTCCGCTGGAGGAGCGACAGAAAATAAATTTCGACCATCCCGATGCCATCGAGTTTGAGCTGCTCGCCGAACATATTCGGCAACTCAAAACGGGAAACACGGTTGCACAGCCCATCTATTCCTACCTCACCTGTACGCGTGCCGAGGAAACCATTCCAGTCAAACCCAAAAAGGTAATCATCGTAGAAGGAATTCTTTGTCTGGCCCCGAAAGAGCTGCGCGATTTGATGAACATCCGGATTTTTGTGGATTGCGAAGCCGACTTGCGCCTTTCACGCGTCATCCAGCGCGATATCATTGAGCGGGGAAGAAACGTGGCACAGGTACTTGAGCGTTACGAGAAAACCGTTCGTCCCAGTCACCTGCAGTTTATCGAACCGACCAAACGCTACGCCGACATCATTGTGCCGCAGGGCGGGCAGAACACCGTAGCTATCGACATTATCACTCAATACATCGAAAAACATCTGAACGACAACGCTTAA
- a CDS encoding Dabb family protein, which produces MINHTVLFKMKDFDSSSAKKEAIEKLTAALLNLKNEISELKHIEVNQHYTLDAPSFDICLVTHFESIDDLDVYRVHPEHLKVIDLVKELTTERAAVDFNF; this is translated from the coding sequence ATGATTAACCATACCGTGCTGTTCAAAATGAAAGATTTTGACTCGTCATCGGCTAAGAAAGAGGCGATTGAAAAACTGACGGCAGCTCTTCTCAACTTAAAGAACGAAATTTCCGAATTGAAACACATCGAAGTAAATCAGCACTACACGTTGGATGCGCCGTCCTTCGACATTTGTCTGGTCACCCATTTTGAAAGTATCGACGATTTGGATGTGTATCGCGTTCATCCGGAACATCTGAAGGTGATTGATCTGGTGAAAGAACTGACGACCGAACGGGCTGCCGTCGATTTCAATTTCTGA
- a CDS encoding type I phosphomannose isomerase catalytic subunit produces MQELYPFKFQPIYKDKIWGGQKLKQLLNKEFSPLPNCGESWEISGVQNEISVVANGFLTGNNLQELIEVYMGELVGEKVYEKFGLEFPLLIKFIDANDDLSIQVHPNDEMSKERHNAFGKTEMWYVVQADEGAELIAGFNQEVDQKKYLGHLEKNTLMEILNTEKVKAGDVFFMPAGRVHAIGKGIVVAEIQQTSDVTYRIYDYNRKDDKGNTRELHTEFALDAIDYTFEKEYGTHYHSHKNQSSELVSCPYFTTNLLELTHSVERDYNELDSFVIYMCLEGNYAISWGEEKAMEVSKGETILVPASVENFILVPKDGQEVKLLEVYIK; encoded by the coding sequence GTGCAAGAATTATATCCATTTAAGTTTCAGCCAATATATAAAGACAAGATTTGGGGCGGTCAAAAGTTGAAACAACTTCTGAACAAGGAATTTTCGCCGTTACCCAATTGCGGGGAATCATGGGAAATATCGGGCGTTCAGAACGAAATTTCGGTTGTTGCCAACGGTTTCCTGACGGGAAATAATCTGCAGGAACTCATCGAGGTGTACATGGGTGAACTGGTTGGTGAGAAAGTGTATGAGAAGTTCGGTTTGGAATTTCCGCTGCTCATCAAATTCATCGATGCGAATGATGATCTCTCTATTCAGGTGCATCCCAACGACGAAATGTCGAAAGAACGACACAACGCTTTCGGTAAAACCGAAATGTGGTACGTTGTTCAGGCAGATGAAGGAGCAGAACTGATTGCCGGTTTCAACCAGGAAGTCGACCAGAAAAAGTACCTCGGACACCTGGAGAAGAATACCCTGATGGAGATTCTCAATACAGAGAAAGTGAAAGCGGGGGATGTGTTCTTCATGCCAGCCGGACGTGTTCATGCCATTGGAAAAGGTATTGTGGTTGCCGAAATTCAGCAAACATCGGATGTTACCTACCGGATTTATGATTACAACCGTAAAGACGACAAGGGCAATACCCGCGAACTTCATACCGAATTCGCGCTCGATGCCATCGATTACACGTTCGAAAAAGAGTACGGCACGCATTATCATTCGCACAAGAATCAGTCTTCCGAGTTGGTGAGTTGCCCGTATTTTACCACGAATTTGCTCGAGTTAACACATTCGGTGGAGCGCGATTACAACGAGCTCGATTCTTTCGTTATCTACATGTGTCTGGAAGGTAATTACGCTATCAGCTGGGGAGAAGAGAAGGCGATGGAAGTCTCGAAAGGAGAAACGATTCTGGTCCCGGCCTCGGTAGAGAATTTCATTCTGGTGCCGAAAGACGGGCAGGAAGTGAAATTACTGGAAGTTTATATTAAGTAA
- the yihA gene encoding ribosome biogenesis GTP-binding protein YihA/YsxC, with product MQINSAKFVISNTDPAKCPKSDRPEYAFIGRSNVGKSSLINMLTNHKKLAKTSGQPGKTQLINHFLINNEWYLVDLPGYGYAKVMRNQRNKWMNFIREYMLSRKNLYCVMVLIDIRLEPQEIDLDFMNWLGVSGIPFAMVFTKADKLGKTQVDKNLAAYRREMLKSWEELPPHFVTSATSETGRDEVLDFIQQINDGSYE from the coding sequence ATGCAGATTAATAGCGCCAAATTTGTTATCAGCAATACCGACCCCGCGAAATGTCCGAAAAGCGATCGGCCCGAGTATGCGTTTATTGGACGCTCGAATGTAGGGAAGTCGTCGCTGATTAACATGCTGACCAATCATAAGAAGCTGGCCAAAACATCCGGACAACCGGGGAAGACCCAGCTGATCAATCACTTTCTGATTAACAACGAATGGTACCTGGTCGATTTACCCGGCTATGGTTACGCCAAAGTGATGCGTAATCAGCGCAATAAGTGGATGAATTTTATTCGTGAATACATGCTTTCGCGGAAAAACCTTTATTGTGTGATGGTGCTGATTGATATCCGTCTGGAGCCGCAGGAAATCGACCTGGACTTTATGAACTGGCTGGGAGTAAGCGGAATTCCATTTGCCATGGTTTTCACCAAAGCAGACAAATTGGGAAAAACGCAGGTCGATAAAAACCTGGCGGCTTACCGGCGCGAGATGCTGAAGAGCTGGGAAGAATTGCCTCCGCACTTTGTTACATCGGCTACTTCGGAAACAGGAAGAGATGAGGTTCTGGACTTCATTCAGCAGATTAATGATGGAAGCTACGAATAA
- a CDS encoding ribose-phosphate pyrophosphokinase: MAGNAPIKIFSGTQTRYLAEKISSSADLHLGRSSCPVFSDGEFEPCYEETIRGSHCFIVQSTFPPADNILELLLMIDAAKRASAYKIIAVIPYFGYARQDRKDKPRVSIGAKLMADMLSAAGIDRLITMDLHADQIQGFFDVPVDHLTASTLFIPHIRKMNLENLVVASPDVGGTKRANTYAKLLGTDMVICHKSRSQANVVGNMTVIGDVKGKDVVIIDDMIDTAGTIAKAANLMKEKGANSVRAFATHAVLSGPAYERIDESDLDEIYFTDSIPLRKKSEKIKIISCSGLIADVIQKVYKNESISTSFI; this comes from the coding sequence ATGGCTGGAAATGCTCCCATCAAAATCTTTTCAGGAACCCAAACCCGTTATTTAGCAGAAAAAATATCCAGTAGTGCCGATTTGCACCTGGGGCGATCGTCTTGCCCGGTTTTTTCGGACGGCGAATTTGAGCCATGCTACGAAGAGACCATTCGCGGTTCTCACTGTTTCATTGTCCAGTCGACTTTCCCGCCGGCTGATAACATTCTGGAACTGTTGCTGATGATTGACGCTGCCAAACGGGCTTCGGCTTACAAAATTATTGCGGTTATTCCTTACTTTGGATACGCCCGTCAGGACAGGAAAGACAAACCGCGCGTTTCGATTGGTGCCAAACTAATGGCCGACATGCTTTCAGCCGCCGGAATCGACCGGTTGATTACCATGGATTTGCATGCCGATCAGATTCAGGGATTCTTCGATGTACCGGTTGATCACCTGACGGCTTCAACTTTGTTTATTCCGCATATCCGGAAAATGAACCTGGAGAACCTGGTGGTAGCTTCACCGGATGTGGGTGGAACCAAACGGGCTAACACGTACGCCAAATTATTGGGAACTGACATGGTGATTTGCCATAAATCGCGCAGCCAGGCCAATGTGGTTGGTAATATGACCGTTATTGGCGACGTGAAAGGGAAAGACGTGGTGATTATCGATGACATGATAGATACTGCCGGAACCATTGCCAAGGCTGCTAATCTGATGAAAGAAAAGGGAGCTAACAGCGTACGTGCGTTCGCTACACATGCTGTTCTTTCTGGTCCGGCATACGAACGAATTGATGAATCGGATCTCGACGAGATTTATTTTACCGACTCCATCCCGTTAAGGAAAAAGTCGGAAAAGATTAAAATTATTTCGTGCTCCGGTCTGATTGCTGACGTTATTCAGAAGGTTTACAAGAACGAATCAATCAGTACTTCGTTCATTTAA
- a CDS encoding 50S ribosomal protein L25/general stress protein Ctc, with translation MKTFEVKGTARTAVGKKETKKLRAEGKVPCVLYGGEEPIHFEAEAGEFRHVIYTPNVYLINIEIGGKKYQAIMQDIQFHPVTDEILHIDFLRITEDKPVKINIPVKLTGFAKGIQKGGRLKTNLRVLRVKGLAKDLPDTINIDVTALELGESIRVGDVQAAGLEILNNKSVPVASVVITRAARAAMTAAAKGGN, from the coding sequence ATGAAAACGTTTGAAGTAAAAGGTACTGCCCGTACAGCAGTAGGAAAAAAAGAGACGAAAAAACTGCGCGCCGAAGGTAAAGTTCCTTGCGTACTTTATGGTGGCGAAGAGCCGATTCACTTTGAGGCTGAAGCAGGTGAATTCCGTCATGTAATCTATACACCCAATGTTTATCTGATTAACATTGAAATCGGTGGAAAGAAATACCAGGCTATCATGCAGGACATTCAGTTCCATCCGGTAACTGACGAGATTTTGCACATCGACTTCCTTCGCATTACCGAAGACAAGCCGGTTAAAATCAACATTCCTGTTAAACTCACTGGTTTTGCAAAAGGTATCCAGAAAGGTGGACGTCTGAAAACCAACCTCCGCGTATTGCGTGTAAAAGGTTTGGCAAAAGACCTGCCCGATACAATCAATATCGATGTAACTGCACTGGAATTAGGTGAAAGTATTCGTGTAGGTGATGTTCAGGCTGCAGGTCTGGAAATCCTGAATAACAAGTCTGTTCCGGTAGCCAGCGTAGTAATCACCCGTGCAGCACGTGCGGCAATGACTGCAGCTGCCAAAGGCGGAAACTAA
- the pth gene encoding aminoacyl-tRNA hydrolase, translating into MKYLIVGLGNIGEEYQNTRHNIGFKILDALAGASNISFSDKRYGAVAEMKHAGRTFILLKPSTYMNLSGRAVHYWMQKEKIPVDKVLILVDDLALPLGKIRLRAKGSDAGHNGLKNINQVLGRQDYARLRFGIGDDFPKGYQIDHVLGKWSPEEEDVLPERIELCIDIIKAFGTIGVHRAMSQFNNK; encoded by the coding sequence TTGAAGTACCTGATAGTAGGTTTAGGAAATATCGGGGAAGAATATCAAAATACCCGACACAATATCGGATTTAAAATATTGGATGCTCTTGCCGGAGCGTCCAATATTTCTTTTAGCGATAAGCGTTATGGCGCTGTCGCTGAAATGAAACATGCCGGGCGCACCTTCATTCTCCTGAAACCTTCCACGTATATGAACTTGAGTGGAAGGGCGGTGCATTACTGGATGCAGAAGGAGAAAATCCCGGTCGACAAGGTTCTGATTCTGGTGGATGACCTGGCTTTGCCGCTGGGAAAAATCCGTCTGCGGGCCAAAGGGAGCGATGCCGGTCACAATGGTTTGAAGAACATTAACCAGGTGTTGGGCCGCCAGGACTACGCCCGTTTGCGGTTTGGTATCGGTGACGATTTCCCGAAAGGATACCAAATTGACCATGTACTTGGAAAGTGGTCGCCGGAAGAGGAAGATGTCCTTCCCGAACGAATCGAGCTTTGTATCGATATCATCAAGGCTTTTGGAACCATCGGCGTTCACCGGGCCATGAGCCAGTTCAATAACAAATGA
- a CDS encoding RNA-binding S4 domain-containing protein, whose product MEDQVRVDKWLWAVRVFKTRSIATDACKKGRVTIDGQSVKPSRTLKPGEVIEVRKNPVRYSYKVKQLIQKRVGAKLVPEYMEDVTPASELEILEMQKNMSWFERERGTGRPTKKERRDIDRFKGDW is encoded by the coding sequence ATGGAAGATCAGGTTCGTGTAGATAAATGGCTGTGGGCTGTGCGGGTTTTCAAAACCAGGAGCATTGCTACGGATGCCTGCAAGAAAGGACGGGTAACCATTGATGGACAATCGGTGAAACCTTCGCGGACGTTAAAACCCGGTGAGGTGATCGAAGTGCGGAAAAATCCGGTGAGGTATTCGTACAAAGTGAAGCAGCTTATCCAGAAGCGGGTGGGAGCTAAACTGGTTCCGGAATATATGGAAGACGTCACACCGGCCTCGGAACTGGAAATTCTGGAAATGCAGAAGAACATGAGCTGGTTCGAACGCGAACGGGGAACGGGGCGCCCAACCAAAAAAGAGCGCCGCGATATCGACCGGTTCAAAGGAGACTGGTAA